The stretch of DNA GTGCCGACGGTCCTCGCTGGTGGCTGCGATGTGATGAAGCTCCGGGCCATGTGTTAGCCTATGGAGGTGCAAGGCACTGCAGTTGCCTTAgtgcctgtttggatccaagggaaagagaaagagaaagtgtaaaacttttgctcttttgcactttttttgcacttttggatccaaacacccaaaagtgcaaaagggcaaatgctaccgtaattttgctaattatggattaattaggcttaatagattcgtctcgtcatttagtcctcatctatgtaattagttttttaattaaactatatttaatacttctaattagcatccaaacatctgatgtgacaggagcaaaaattttaccatttgcccttttgccatttgctcttggatccaaacacgcCCTTAgtgaggcggaggcggaggttGGGCTCCCTATCTAGGCGTGTTTCGCTCAGCGGTGTTTATCGCCAGAGAAGGTTGTCGTGTTTTGCGTGGAGATGAGGCCTGCGACGGTGGTGGAGTCACGTCGAGAGGTTGTAGCGGTGACCCTGGCGATGAAGACAACGGGAGCTGTAGCAACCCCAGCAACGGCAAGTCAAGATGGTTGAGGCGTTGTTCGCCAACGCCGACGATGAGCCGGCACTCTTGTCGGGCGGGACGCACGGTGGTGTCATGGTTTAGGGGAAATTTGTTAGAATAAACCACGCCATGGTGTGTTCATGGTTGTGGCAAGTGTCGCAAGTAGTGGTGCACACACGTGTATGTGCACATGATGATGTCTATCGTTGAGTCAATCGTGTAGGTGTAGGGAGTTAGCATCCGTTGGCGAACGAGTTCGAGCTTGGGTTCGCACCATGGGTAGTCCGAGTTGGAACGCTGGTGTTGGCGCGTTCCAGATCGTGTTGGCCCAGGACAGCGTGTGCACGCACGCCCTAGCAATTCTGTGCAGGGATGGCCAAGAGGTGGCGGTCGGCAACAATTGCAGAGGAGTGCAACAAGGCTTGAGATCAGTTGGAAGGAGTTTGTGGCTCAGAGCGTGGAGATGCCCGGGTCACCACGAGAGGGCGTGCATGCGTGCGAAGATCGCCAGAGTGCGTTGCGTGGGCGTTGCGTCGCTGAGAGGCTATAAAGGGCCATGTAATCCTTGTGTGTATGATGACCCGAGTCCAATGACATAACAGCCAAGATACAGGCCGTTCGGCGGCCGTGGCATTTGTCACCAAAATTGCATCTACTTTTTGTCATCCTCTACCTCCGTTCAATGTGAGTGAAAGAAATTCTAGGGCTAGGTTCCAACATCGAGCACTTGACATGCGGGAAAGCCCCGGCAATGGCGGGCGCCGGTCCCTCCGGCCACGTCAACCAACGAGCTTACCCCAGCAATCAGCGCTTCCCCGCACCCGGCAATGGCAAACTCCAGCGCGAGGTGGCTGTCAGTTTCCATCCCGGCGTTGAACACCTCGTTGAAGTGTGGGTCAGAGCGCGCCGCGTCCCACGGGCCGCCGTACGCCATCCTGAAGGGTGTCTCGAAAGCCGCCGCGCCATCCCCGCCCAGGAACCACTCCGGCAGGTGCTGCGCCACCGTAACGTGGTACCTGGTGGTCTGCCAGAGCACCCATGGGGACAGGCTCGTGCACCCATTCACCGTGGCATCGTCCATCAGGAGGCGAGACATGGGCGTGAGACGGTAAGTAGTAGTATCGTCGGCATCATGCTGGGCACGGATTCCTGTGGCTGCAAGAAACAATAACCAAAGAACCGATCGGTTTGGTTCGGTTACACTAACCAAATTTGGTACAATAACCGAAGAACCAAAAATACAGCATGAAGTTTTTTGCAACAATCAGCACCAAACACGGTTAACATAAGCTACATCAAGAAGGCAAAAAAAAATGTATCGGATGTTGAGTAAGACCAATCAACAGTTCAACCATATCCCTCAGAACGCCAGATCTCAACAGTGCATATCAAAATGCTGGTTCCTTCAACCTCCCAGCAGAGTGATGAGGAGGGAGCACCAACTGAATGAGTGCTCAGATTACTAAAATGTTCATCACGAGGATACGAGGAAAATGCATTGGCAACATAcaagggaaaaaaagaaagagatgtTCTGCAATTACTGATATCGTCTAGTTTTATCAGTTGTGCAGAACATTCCGAATGACGCAGAATGCATCTCAATTTATTTGCAGATAAGCTTTTCCCTTTTGAAATTATAGAAGTTCCAATGGGGTAGGCCAGGAACATATGATCCAGCATGACTAGTTGCATCAGCAGAAAAACATATGGCATTTCATAGAATTTGACATTTTTAACTAAACAGTACAGGAAAATTCAGGCACCACAACATCAACAGCTTTTCTCATGCAATCATGTTTGTGCATAATGGTGCACAACCATCATATAGCATTATAGCAGAATGGAAGAAGAAACTCAATTTGGAAAATACTGAAAATCTAGTTTCGGAAAGAAGATAGCCCAAAATCAGGCCATAAAGGAAGACGGAAATAAGGACAAATATTGAATTTCCGAGCAGACTTACCATCTCAAGAGATGTGTAAAAACAAAGTTTCATGTTTGCCATATCAATTTCAATTACGCAtccattatttttataatgacaGTTGGCCAGTTTCATAAACATAATACCTAGTCGGCCAGTCCAACTAATGCCTGTTACTACCACTGACCTGATGCCACTCTATCTTGAAGCAACATATCTCTCTCCTCCTTCATCTTATTCGCAATCTCAATTACCTTAGGGTTATAGAAACGATCCATGACATACTTCTTTTCCTCTGCTTGTATTTCCTTGATTGCACTTGGGTATGGGTTTGGCGGTGGTTCCTTTCCTTCACTGCGGGCaatttctttaagttccttgtatGCTTTCTTCTTGGCTTTCTTTTCTTTGCGATACTCAAACTGGATAAGGCATGGTAGTCATCAAATAAAACTGGCAGTTTTTAAACTTGTACAATTCTGTAACTTAAAATTCAAATATAGTGGGCTCAGAATAGGATTTTGTGTTAAGGGTATTTGATAAAATTTACAAAAGGATATCTTGAGAAGAGGATTATTACATCTGCTACAGCCATCGCATAATCTTCACTGACTGCTTGCTCTTTCAACTCCAAGACACGCCAAGCAAAAACTCGTGCTGGTGGCGGATCAAATCCACTTATCCTGTAAAGATTGGACATATTAAAATCATGTGCAAAAGGAAGTTAAATAATAGCACCACTTCTGTGTGCAAAGAAAATAGATAACAATCGAACATTTTGTCCTTCCCGAACCCCCTTCGAAAATTTGGAGTCTTAAATACATGTATACTATTTCAACTATACAGGTGCTGCATTGGTAATTTTTTTTTATATGGAGACCACAAAGCACAAGAGAAGGAAGTACTTGATTGCATCATGGTAGAGCGAATCTGGATGCTTTTTGAAGAACTTTTTAACGTACACATCCTCTGGCATCTCAATCTTCTTGATCTTTCCATCCACACGAGGAAATGTCACTGGAGGTGCCCTAATCAACAAGTCTTGTGTTTCAATTGACCAGCAAGCAATATGGCAAACAAAAGAAAGGCATAGCAGTTTGAAAAAATAACAGTAAAGCATGCATAGATCCAGCACACCTCCAGTTTACTGTTTACAAACTTCTAGGCTCACAATGTAACACAATGGAACCTCACTAAAAAAAATGTTGCAAACCATTTGACAACAGAAACGATATAAAGCATCAGGAAATACACAAATCCCAGTTATACGCAATACCATGGCGTTCAGGGTGATTGATGGGATAGCAATTAGAAATCAACCTTGTTTTAGCACAGAATCATGCCATTTTACAACATCTCAATTCATAGATCCATGGATAAGCAACGAAATGAACCATCTATGATGTCACGTAGAGCTTTTCTCGACATAATCAGCGAGGTGCAGCAAAGTTTACACATGGATCTGATCCCAACCTCAGCGCCAAAGGTAGGATAATGGAGAAATGGAGACGTAATTGCACAGACACAGCTAGGGATGGAGATGCAGGAGTAGGGTAGGAGAGCACTGACTCTTCCATGGCCTTGAGCCATGTGGGGGCGGGCTTGGCGAGGCCCTTCACCAGCTTCCGCGTCTTGGTCAGCAGGTCACCGCGCATGTACGACATCACACtcgtctcgtgagtgaggaCCTCCCCGTCGGAGAGACTGcagccgcgccggcgccgccgcaatTGGTGAAGACTCGAGACCTCTCCGGCTAGCCCTGGGCGTTCGGGTAATTCGGGTAATTAAAAGTTCGGATTTTCCAAATTGCTAGATTCAtctgaaaaaaaaacaaaacccGAGTTTCCATCAGTTCACATGCACAGCAATCAGCCAAATCACCAGATTCAAGTATTCGACATCAATTTTAAGCTACAATTCTAGTAACAGGAACAGTCTAGCTGACAAGCAATACCAATAAGATTCCTCCCTTGTTGCTAACGTCCTTGagttgtcgtcgtcgtcggagccCAGAGGCGATGGCGCGTCGGAGCCTTGGCGCGACGGCGCGTCCCCTGCTCCCCGCTGCGGCGCGGCAGGTGGGAGGCTGGCCGCGACGCGAGGTCGCGAGCGGACGGGCGGGCGGGTCAGCGACTCAGCGGGTGGCCTGGGCGGCTGGGCCCTGGGTGCCTTGCGGTCGCggagtggcggtggcggcgcggcgcactGAGGCCTACGGCGTGGCCCCGTAGGCGCTGGGCGGCGGGCGCCAAGGAGGCTGGGAGCCTGGGAGTCGGCCGTCGGGAGGGAGTTGGGGTCGGGGGAATGGGAGGCCGGGAGGGGAAGGG from Panicum hallii strain FIL2 chromosome 3, PHallii_v3.1, whole genome shotgun sequence encodes:
- the LOC112887459 gene encoding uncharacterized protein LOC112887459 isoform X2, which encodes MTFPRVDGKIKKIEMPEDVYVKKFFKKHPDSLYHDAIKISGFDPPPARVFAWRVLELKEQAVSEDYAMAVADFEYRKEKKAKKKAYKELKEIARSEGKEPPPNPYPSAIKEIQAEEKKYVMDRFYNPKVIEIANKMKEERDMLLQDRVASGQW
- the LOC112887459 gene encoding uncharacterized protein LOC112887459 isoform X1, producing MSYMRGDLLTKTRKLVKGLAKPAPTWLKAMEEAPPVTFPRVDGKIKKIEMPEDVYVKKFFKKHPDSLYHDAIKISGFDPPPARVFAWRVLELKEQAVSEDYAMAVADFEYRKEKKAKKKAYKELKEIARSEGKEPPPNPYPSAIKEIQAEEKKYVMDRFYNPKVIEIANKMKEERDMLLQDRVASGQW